From the genome of bacterium:
AATCATCACTCTCCATCAGCGAACGAATTTTCTGAATCTCCTGACCGTAAATGGTTTCGCGGCCGATGCACAATTTAAAACCATTGAATTCGGATGGATTGTGACTGGCGGTGATCATGACGCCGCCATCCACTGGCAGCTGAAAGAGCGAAAAATAAAGGAGTGGAGTCGCCAACACACCGATATCCACGACATCACAACCTGTGGACAACAAGCCTCTCGTTAGAATTTCGTTGAAATGATCTGCGCTTGGGCGAACGTCTCGACCTACCGCGAGCGTTCTCCTGTTGAGTCTCTTAGCATAGGTTCCGAAGGCTTTTCCAAAAGCCAGCACCACTTCATCGGTGAGTTCGGAATCCACCAGGCCTCGCACATCATATTCTCTAAAAATGTTTCGACTGACACGCATAAGGTCATTAAGAATAGCTGAAATTGAATATTTTTTGTATACATTTGTCAGAACAACTTATGGACTCTACCTATGATGGTCTCACAGAAAAAGAAGCAGCGGATCAACTGAAGGAAGCAGGGTATAACGAGCTTCCTTCAGCCAAACCGAAAGGTTTGCATCAGATCATTCTGGAAGTCGTCAGTGAGCCGATGTTCCTGCTGCTGGTTGCGGGCGGCATCATTTATTTGATTCTTGGAGATTTCAGTGAAGCGATCCTGCTGCTGGCATCTGTTTTTGTCATTCTTGGCATCACTTTTTATCAGGAACGGAAAACGGAGAGAGCGCTCGAAACCTTGCGGGATCTGTCCAGTCCTCGCGCGCTTGTGATTCGGGATGCACAGGAGAAACGGATCGCAGGGAGAGAAGTTGTGCCCGGAGACATCATCCTGTTGAAAGAAGGTGATCGTGTACCCGCAGACGCTTTCGTGCTTGCGGCCCACGATCTTTCTGTGGATGAATCATTGCTTACGGGTGAGTCCGTTCCGGTTCGGAAATCAAACTGGGATGAGAAGACTGAATTCGGAAGACCGGGCGGCGATGACCTTCCCTTTGTTTACTCCGGAACCCTGGTCGTACAAGGACAGGGGACTGCAAAAGTGCATGCAACCGGAATGCTAACGGAAATGGGGAAAATCGGCAGAGCTCTGGAGAGCGTTGAGAGCGAACCGTCCGCTCTGCAAAAAGAGACCAGAAGGATTGTTCGCGTTCTGGCCGTTGTCGGGCTAAGCATTTCTGCTCTCGTCGTTTTGCTTCACGGTTTTTTTCGAAGCGGGTGGTTGAATGGCTTGCTGGCCGGCATCACGATTTCGATGTCTTTGCTTCCGGAAGAATTTCCTGTTGTGCTGACTGTTTTCCTTGCGCTAGGTGCGTGGAGAATTTCTCAAAAACACGTGCTGACGCGGAAAATTCCTGCGGTGGAAAACCTGGGCGCGGCAACGGTTTTATGCGTGGACAAAACCGGAACTCTCACTTTCAACAAAATGGTCGTAAAGAAACTGTCAGCCGGAGATGAGTTCTTCGATGTGGATCCGGCGAAGAAAGAGCTTCCGGAAAAGTTTCACGAAATTGTAGAGTACAGCATTCTCGCGAGTGAACTGAAACCGTTTGATCCGATGGAAAAGGCTTTTCATCAACTGGGAAATCACTATCTTGCTGAAACAGACCATATTCATAGAGATTGGGAACTGGTTCATGAATACTCGCTTTCGCCCGAGCTTCTTTCGCTGACGCACGTTTGGAAATCGCCGCAGAATGAAGACTACATCGTTGCTGCGAAAGGTGCCCCGGAAGCGATCGCGCGATTGTGCAGGTTTTCGAAGGAACAAAAGGAAAAATTGGAAAAGAGAGTTGCCGGTATGGCTGATGAAGGTTTGCGCGTTCTTGCAATTGCACGCTCGAGCTACAAAGGCTCGGAGTGGCCGGAAACCCAGGAAGGATTCGATTTTCAATTCGTTGGATTGGCCGGCCTTTTGGATCCTGTGCGTCCCACAGTTCCCGATGCCATCCAGGAATGCTACGACGCAGGTATTCGTGTTGTGATGATCACAGGAGACTATGCAGGGACGGCGCGCGCGATCGCAAAACAAATCCACCTGATGCCGCTGGATCCGATTTTAACGGGAGCTGATCTAGAAAAACAGGAGAATCCGGAACTGGAAAATCAGATTCAACGGGTGAATATCTATGCGCGGGTGGTGCCTGAACAAAAACTTCGACTCGTGATGTCGCTGAAAAAATCGGGACAGATTGTGGCGATGACAGGAGACGGAGTGAACGATGCGCCGGCGCTCAAGGCTGCGGACATCGGCATAGCCATGGGAGAACGTGGCACAGATGTGGCTCGTGAAGCAGCCGCGCTCGTGCTTTTGAATGACGATTTTGAGTCAATCGTTGCGGCTATCAGAATGGGGCGGCGCATTTTCGACAATCTGCAAAAAGCGATGACCTACATTGCCGCAATCCATGTTCCGATCGCCGGCGTCGCGCTCTTTCCATTACTCGTCAACTGGCCGTTGATCCTCACACCGGTTCACATTGTGTTTTTAGAATTGATCATTGATCCAACTTGTTCGATTGCATTTGAAGCAGAACCGGAAGAAACGGACGTCATGAAAAGGCCGCCACGCAAACCGGGAGAAGCTCTATTGAGCAAACAACGGCTTTTGATTAGCTTCTTGCAGGGAGGCAGTGTTCTCGTCATCACTCTCATTTTATTCTGGTGGGCGCTCAATCTCGGGATTCAGGAATACACTGCTCGCGCTATGGCGTTTACAACTTTGATCATTGGCAACCTTAGCTTGATTTTTACCAATCGATCGCATTCGCGGAGCATGATCGCGGCTCTTGCGATGAAGAATCGGGCACTCTGGATTGTGAGCGTACTGGCGCTCTTGATTCTGGCATCAACTCTCTACGTGCCGTTTCTCAGCAAACTCTTCCGTTTT
Proteins encoded in this window:
- a CDS encoding cation-translocating P-type ATPase yields the protein MDSTYDGLTEKEAADQLKEAGYNELPSAKPKGLHQIILEVVSEPMFLLLVAGGIIYLILGDFSEAILLLASVFVILGITFYQERKTERALETLRDLSSPRALVIRDAQEKRIAGREVVPGDIILLKEGDRVPADAFVLAAHDLSVDESLLTGESVPVRKSNWDEKTEFGRPGGDDLPFVYSGTLVVQGQGTAKVHATGMLTEMGKIGRALESVESEPSALQKETRRIVRVLAVVGLSISALVVLLHGFFRSGWLNGLLAGITISMSLLPEEFPVVLTVFLALGAWRISQKHVLTRKIPAVENLGAATVLCVDKTGTLTFNKMVVKKLSAGDEFFDVDPAKKELPEKFHEIVEYSILASELKPFDPMEKAFHQLGNHYLAETDHIHRDWELVHEYSLSPELLSLTHVWKSPQNEDYIVAAKGAPEAIARLCRFSKEQKEKLEKRVAGMADEGLRVLAIARSSYKGSEWPETQEGFDFQFVGLAGLLDPVRPTVPDAIQECYDAGIRVVMITGDYAGTARAIAKQIHLMPLDPILTGADLEKQENPELENQIQRVNIYARVVPEQKLRLVMSLKKSGQIVAMTGDGVNDAPALKAADIGIAMGERGTDVAREAAALVLLNDDFESIVAAIRMGRRIFDNLQKAMTYIAAIHVPIAGVALFPLLVNWPLILTPVHIVFLELIIDPTCSIAFEAEPEETDVMKRPPRKPGEALLSKQRLLISFLQGGSVLVITLILFWWALNLGIQEYTARAMAFTTLIIGNLSLIFTNRSHSRSMIAALAMKNRALWIVSVLALLILASTLYVPFLSKLFRFATPDPAQLFWSVAAGVASILWFELWKSVKAK